From one Motacilla alba alba isolate MOTALB_02 chromosome 8, Motacilla_alba_V1.0_pri, whole genome shotgun sequence genomic stretch:
- the C8H1orf52 gene encoding UPF0690 protein C1orf52 homolog: MAAEGEDPLGYFAAYGSSSSDSEPEEPQPDERAAGAGAASGGTPGRPRLPPPDELFRRVSQPPAFLYNPLNKEIDWESRVLRAPEEPPREFKVWRSNAVPPPETYSPPEKPPPPAPTLDMAIKWSNIYEDNGDDAPRQAGKAKFLPDEEQEPLESDGEKDDEPASAKKRKVESGEQAKKKKKKV; the protein is encoded by the exons ATGGCGGCGGAGGGGGAGGACCCGCTGGGCTATTTCGCGGCCTACGGCAGCTCCAGCTCCGACTCGGAGCCCGAAGAGCCGCAGCCCGACGAGCGCGCGGCGGGAGCCGGCGCGGCCTCGGGGGGTAccccggggcggccgcggctgCCGCCGCCCGACGAGCTCTTCCGTCGGGTGTCGCAGCCGCCCGCCTTCCTCTACAACCCTCTGAACAAGGAGATCGACTGGGAGAGCCGCGTCCTGCGGGCGCCCGAGGAG CCCCCCAGGGAGTTCAAGGTGTGGAGGAGCAACGCCGTGCCCCCGCCGGAGACCTACAGCCCGCCCGAgaagccgccgccgccggcccccaCCCTCGACATGGCCATAAAGTGGTCCAACATCTACGAGGACAATGGCGACGACGCGCCCCGCCAGGCCGGCAAAGCCAAGTTCCTGCCGGACGAGGAGCAGGAGCCGCTGGAGTCGG atgGTGAAAAAGATGATGAACCAGCTTCTGCTAAGAAACGTAAAGTAGAGTCTGGAGAACAggcaaagaagaagaagaagaaggtaTAA
- the BCL10 gene encoding B-cell lymphoma/leukemia 10 isoform X2: MLWLHNRPCSLRAAQALERMRPYLCDKIIAERHFDYLRSKKILTREDTEEISARSSSRKKTGKLLDYLAENPKGLDTLIESIRRERTQNFLLEKITDVVLKVKNEKLEALKGLSCSTCMTSLYGGTNNLSRSFSDESNFLDKTKDKESIQIQHPEEDYSTAAFVSAVSLHSMNLPIAEMGNSQCSVFSATLPGPGDPGAPPLPPELQSDQQEPCTSSSDNCFLPLRSRSVQPQ; encoded by the exons ATGTTGTGGCTTCACAACCGACCCTGCtctctcagagctgctcag gcttTAGAAAGGATGCGTCCTTACCTATGTGATAAGATCATAGCCGAGAGACACTTTGATTACCTGCGTTCTAAGAAAATACTCACTAGGGAGGACACAGAAGAAATTTCTGCTCGATCTTCCAGTAGGAAAAAAACTGGGAAGTTATTGGACTACTTAGCAGAAAATCCAAAGGGACTAGATACTTTGATTGAATCTATCAGACGAGAAAGAACACAAAACTTCCTGTTAGAAAAGATAACTGATGTAGTTCTGAAAgtcaaaaatgaaaagcttgAAGCTCTTAAAG GTTTAAGCTGCAGCACTTGTATGACCTCACTGTATGGAGGAACAAATAATCTTTCTAGATCATTTTCTGATGAATCAAATTTTCTGGataaaacaaaagacaaagaaTCTATCCAGATACAGCACCCAGAAGAAGATTATAGCACCGCTGCGTTTGTTTCTGCTGTCTCTCTTCATTCAATGAATTTACCAATTGCAGAGATGGGAAATTCACAGTGCAGTGTTTTCTCAGCCACCCTCCCAGGGCCTGGAGACCCTGGTGCACCCCCGCTGCCCCCAGAGCTCCAGTCAGACCAGCAAGAGCCATGTACTAGTTCAAGTGACAATTGCTTTTTGCCTTTAAGATCACGTTCTGTTCAACCACAGTGA